The following proteins are encoded in a genomic region of Corylus avellana chromosome ca4, CavTom2PMs-1.0:
- the LOC132177899 gene encoding uncharacterized protein LOC132177899, which yields MKFPTEEGVGEVKGDQTQARRCYNTSLKRVSDPTPIVISTVGGNNRNDPKGEPTEPLEDVVVSGDKTLKIGTQLSPRIRDGLIIFLRRNLEVFTWTHKDMPGIDPEDILHQLNVDPRVQPVKQKRRKFAPERNVAIAEEVEKLLKARFIEEVYYPNCFMDAFSGYNQIYMHPEDREKTAFITDRGLYCYKVMPFGLKNAGATYQRLINKMFRDQIGRNMEVYVDDILVKSVLPQDHILDLQETFTTLKKYGMKLNPSKCAFGVSSGKFLGYMLQQLTGRIAALNRFISRSTDKCLPFFKVLRKAFEWTDECEEAFGQLKEYLMSPPLLSQTIPGEVLYLYLAVSQTAVSAALIRKEEGAQKPVYFTSRALRGAEERVLIEYPLKKVLRKIDLSGRLANWAIELGEFDIEFLPWNSLKGQALVDFLAEFTNLPDITSWPSDETWVIYVDGSSTKKHGGAGIVMITPDGEELCSSLKLKFKTTNNEAKYKAVLAGLGLALEMGAEFVEIRSDSQVVVGHIRGKFEAKGDKMKLYLSKVHDLQALFKKFSIVKIPRPENERADQLARIASTASKEIEAKTPIQILLQSSVTEMVSVLTAETVPNSQLEIVEYLEKGVLPSDKRLTIRLKVRAERFTMINGILYKRGFMLPLLKCVSKEEGDYILKEIHEGICGSHSGARMLVHKAV from the exons atgaagttcccgACGGAAGAAGGAGTCGGAGAAGTGAAGGGGGATCAGACCCAGGCGAGAAGATGTTATAATACGTCTCTCAAGAGGGTCTCGGATCCGACTCCTATTGTCATTAGTACAGTAGGAGGGAATAACAGGAATGACCCAAAGGGGGAGCCAACTGAACCTCTGGAGGATGTGGTAGTAAGTGGAGAcaagactttgaagattgggaCGCAGCTTAGTCCCAGAATCCGAGACGGCCTCATCATCTTCCTAAGAAGGAATTTAGAAGTTTTTACGTGGACTCACAAAGATATGCCAGGAATTGATCCTGAAGACATCCTCCACCAGCTAAATGTGGATCCAAGAGTGCAACCGgtgaagcaaaaaagaagaaaattcgcCCCTGAACGGAATGTAGCCATAGCAGAAGAAGTTGAGAAACTTCTCAAGGCTCGTTTCATTGAAGAAGTATATTATCCCAACTG TTTTATGGACGCCTTCTCTGGCTACAACCAGATATACATGCATCCAGAAGACCGTGAGAAAACTGCGTTCATAACTGACCGAGGCCTGTACTGTTATAAAGTCATGCCCTTCGGTTTGAAGAACGCAGGGGCAACATACCAGAGGCTGATAAATAAGATGTTCCGAGACCAGATCGGACGCAATATGGAagtatatgttgatgacatacTAGTCAAGAGTGTGTTGCCACAAGACCACATACTCGACTTGCAAGAGACGTTCACAACCTTGAAGAAGTacgggatgaagttgaatccctcAAAATGTGCATTCGGAGTTTCATCAGGAAAGTTCCTTGGTTACATG CTCCAGCAATTGACAGGAAGGATAGCTGCATTAAATCGGTTCATTTCACGATCAACCGATAAATGTCTTCCGTTTTTCAAAGTCTTGCGAAAGGCCTTTGAATGGACAGACGAATGCGAAGAAGCCTTCGGACAGTTGAAAGAATACCTGATGAGCCCGCCTTTGCTGAGCCAGACAATACCTGGGGAGgtactatatttgtatttagccGTGTCCCAAACGGCTGTCAGTGCCGCATTAATCCGAAAAGAAGAGGGAGCTCAAAAGCCTGTATACTTCACAAGTAGGGCTTTGAGAGGCGCTGAAGAAAG GGTATTGATTGAATACCCTCTAAAGAAAGTACTAAGAAAGATAGATCTTTCGGGAAGGTTAGCCAATTGGGCTATTGAACTAGGAGAATTCGACATTGAGTTTCTCCCTTGGAATTCTCTCAAGGGCCAGGCACTGGTTGATTTTCTAGCAGAATTCACTAATTTGCCAGACATCACCAGCTGGCCAAGTGATGAGACTTGGGTAATCTACGTAGATGGATCATCTACAAAGAAGCATGGTGGAGCTGGGATAGTAATGATTACTCCCGATGGGGAAGAATTATGTAGTTCATTGAAGTTGAAGTTCAAGACCACAAATAACGAGGCTAAATACAAGGCAGTTTTggcaggactcggtttagcCCTTGAAATGGGAGCTGAATTTGTGGAAATACGGAGTGACTCCCAAGTTGTTGTAGGGCACATCAGAGGAAAATTTGAAGCCAAGGGAGACAAGATGAAGTTATACTTATCTAAGGTGCATGATTTGCAAGCTTTATTTAAGAAGTTTAGCATTGTGAAAATTCCGAGACCAGAGAATGAAAGAGCAGACCAGTTGGCCCGGATAGCCTCAACGGCCAGTAAAGAGATTGAAGCCAAGACTCCTATCCAAATTCTTCTACAATCATCAGTTACCGAGATGGTGTCGGTCTTGACAGCCGAGACCGTACCTAATTCGCAACTAGAAATCGTGGAATACCTGGAAAAAGGAGTACTTCCCTCAGATAAAAGGCTTACTATCCGGTTGAAGGTAAGGGCAGAAAGGTTTACAATGATAAATGGAATCCTTTACAAGAGGGGTTTCATGTTGCCACTATTAAAGTGTGTTTCAAAGGAGGAGGGAGATTATATCCTTAAAGAGATCCATGAAGGAATTTGTGGAAGCCATTCTGGAGCAAGGATGCTGGTACATAAAGCAGTCTGA
- the LOC132177900 gene encoding uncharacterized protein LOC132177900: MHRFNKEKLLVDNPGDQAVLSALWHGVRPNGPLMAEVSKSSTEITLPEFIAKTEEYINQEEMIKALTKGQEEEDREKEDDKKEPPIASAQKEERFQKRVVKKTVPSVPKTEPRRREDRRFTPLNTRVNEVFMEIRRDPAFRWPNKLRGDPRKRDQTKFCEYHNDHGHLTEDCITLRQEIETFIRNGRLVRFLAGERNRDAVHQQPLLLDADQDVGGREPRRGQDNGRREDPRPPRDQGVVGEIHTIAGGIAGGGQSNSARKAHARKTQTEEVFTVQRLSKVAKKDSVILSFSEEDARGVMQPHDDPLVVTITVANHMIHRILVDNGSSADILYWPVFKQMGIDRDRVTPFSSPLVGFAGEQVQPIGLISLPVTAGTAPK; this comes from the coding sequence ATGCATaggttcaataaagaaaaattgttagtgGATAACCCAGGGGATCAGGCGGTATTATCCGCATTATGGCATGGAGTCAGGCCAAATGGGCCTCTAATGGCCGAAGTATCAAAGAGTTCTACAGAAATAACTCTTCCTGAGTTTATCGCCAAAACAGAAGAGTATATTAATCAGGAGGAAATGATTAAGGCTCTCACAAAAGGTCAGGAGGAAGAAGACCGGGAGAAGGAGGACGACAAAAAGGAGCCACCTATAGCATCTGCTCAGAAGGAAGAAAGGTTTCAGAAGAGAGTAGTAAAGAAGACTGTACCATCAGTCCCAAAAACAGAACCCCGGCGGCGTGAAGATCGAAGGTTCACACCTTTGAATACTAGGGTCAACGAAGTGTTTATGGAAATCAGAAGAGACCCAGCTTTCAGATGGCCAAATAAGTTGCGGGGTGATCCAAGGAAGCGAGATCAGACGAAGTTCTGCGAGTACCATAATGATCACGGGCATTTGACAGAAGACTGTATAACTTTGCGCCAGGAAATCGAAACTTTCATTAGAAATGGAAGGTTAGTAAGATTCCTAGCAGGAGAGAGGAACAGAGACGCGGTCCACCAACAGCCCCTCTTGTTGGATGCCGACCAAGACGTAGGAGGACGAGAGCCGAGACGTGGTCAGGATAATGGACGCAGAGAAGATCCGAGGCCCCCTCGGGATCAAGGGGTGGTAGGAGAAATCCATACTATTGCCGGAggaatagctggtggaggacaGTCTAATTCGGCCAGGAAAGCCCATGCTAGGAAGACACAGACTGAGGAAGTCTTTACAGTGCAGAGACTATCCAAAGTTGCAAAAAAGGATTCAGTGATCCTTTCTTTCTCTGAAGAGGATGCTAGGGGGGTAATGCAGCCCCATGATGATCCGCTAGTCGTAACTATAACAGTAGCCAACCATATGATCCACAGAATTCTGGTGGACAATGGAAGTTCGGCTGATATACTGTATTGGCcagtttttaagcaaatgggTATCGATCGTGATAGGGTCACACCATTTAGCTCTCCCCTGGTCGGATTTGCAGGAGAGCAGGTCCAGCCGATTGGTCTTATTTCACTCCCTGTAACGGCAGGAACAGCACCTAAGTAG